The DNA region GGGTCTTCGAAGCGACCTTCGCCGATCCGCAGTGGGCAATCCTGACTGCCAGTAGCACCGCCCGCGGCGGACAAGCCGCCCCGGGCGCGCACTGCGACATCGCGGTCAACGGCGACGTGCTGGTCAACCATGACGACCCACACAACGTGCGTTGCCAGCTCGGTCAGTGGTGATTTAGCGCGAGGTCAACTCCGACAGTGCCGCGGGTAGCTGGTCGCGGTACAGCACGCCGAGACGCTGCGTGGCCCGAGTCAACGCGACATACAGGTCGGCGGCACCGCGAGGGCCCTCGGCCAGGATGTGCTCCGGGTGTACCACCAGCACGGCGTCGTACTCCAAACCCTTTGTGTCTGCGGGTGCCACCGCGGAGGGCACACCCGCAGGCCCGATGACCACGCAGGTTCCCTCGCGGTCGGCCTCCTCGCACAGGAATTGCTCGATCGCTGAACCCAACTCGTGATCGGCGACTTGCTGTGACCACGGCGGTGTGCCGGTGGCGCGCACCGATTCGGGCGGCGTCGCCTCCGGTGCGAACTCTGCGAGTACTCCGGCGGCGATCGCCATGATCTCCGCGGGGGTGCGGTAGTTCACCGTCAACGACCGGTATTCCCAGCGGCCCGGTACATAGGTGTCGAGCATCGCTGCCCAAGACTGAGCCCCAGCTGCGGATCGGCGCTGGGCAAGATCACCGACAACGGTGAACGACCGGCTCGGGCACCGGCGCATCAATACCCGCCACTCCATCTCGGAGAGCTCCTGAGCTTCGTCGACGACGACGTGCCCGTAGGTCCAGTCCCGGTCTGCAGCAGCGCGTTCGGCGAGCTCGCGGGTGTCGCGCTCGAGGAACCGTTCCGCCAGATCCTCGGCTTCGATCACGTCGCGGGCCAGCAGGAGATCTTCGTCTTCCATCAGATCCTCGCGGTCGACCATCAGGTCGAGCACGCCGGCCGCGTAGGCGGCCTCCTCCCGGCGCTCACGCTCGGCAGCCTCGTCGCCGGAGGTGTCGCGGCCCAACAGGTCGACGAGTTCGTCAAGCAGCGGTACATCCGCAACGGTCCATGCGTCACCGTCGGCGCGGTACAGCACCGGATCGGCGCCGGCCGCGCGTAGCTTCTCTGGTGACGAATATAGTTCTGCAAGAAGCTGTTCCGGTGTCAGTGTGGGCCAGAGCGCATCCAGTGCCGCGGTGAACCCGGCGTGGTCGGCGAGTTCGTCGAGCAGATCGGCGCGCAGGTGTTCCCAGGCGGTTCGATCGTCGCGGGTCAACCAACCGCGGCCAATCTTGGCGATCGCGCGTTCGGTCACCACCCAGGTGATGACATCGACGAACGTGGCGCGTGCATGGTTGTGCGGTTGGTCAGTGGCGCGCGCTTCGGAGATGGCCCACTCGGCAGCTGCCGGGTCGATGCGTACCGCTACGTCGGACAGTTCGATCGGCAGCGCATCGGTGGGGACGCGCTGGCGATCGGCGACCGCGGCGGCCAGTACGTCGAGCATCGCCCGCGACCCCTTGACCTGCGCCACCTCGGGCCGATCCGGCGCGCTGACCCGCAGGCCCGGTACCAGGTCGCCGGTGGTCATGAATACGACGTTGGTCTCTCCCAGCGACGGCAGCACGCGCCCGATGTGGTCCAGGAAGTCGGCGTTGGGCCCGATCACCAAGACACCGTGACTCTCCATTCGCTTGCGCTGGGTGTAGAGCAGATAGGCGACGCGGTGCAGGGCCACCACCGTTTTTCCGGTCCCCGGACCTCCTTCGATCACCAACACGCTGGGAACGTCGAGCCGGATGATCGCGTCCTGTTCGGCCTGGATGGTCGCGACGATGTCACGCATCCCGTCCCCCCGGGGCGCGTTGACCGCGGCCAGTAGTGCCACGTCACTGGAATGCCCGGGCTGTGCGCTGGCCTCACCGGCCTGCGGCCTGCCGAACACCTCGTCGGTGAAGTCGATCACGCGTCGGCCCATCGTGTGAAACTGCCTGCGCCGACGCATGTTCTCCGGATTGGCTCCGGTTGCGACGTAGAACGGCCGCGCCGCAGGCGTCCGCCAATCGAGCAGCAGGGGTTCGTAGTCGTTCGTGTCGTCGAAGATGCCGATGCGGCCGATATAGAGCTGTTCACCGGCCAGGCTGTCCAGCCGCCCGAAACACAGTCCGGCGTCGGCGACGTTGAGCCGGTCCATGCGGGTCGCTGTTGCGCGCACCTGCGCGTCGCGCTCGACCAGTGTGGAGCCATTCTGGGCGTCGACGGGGCTGCGCAACGCGGCAGCATGGCTGGCTGTGACGCGTCGACGTTCGGCATCGAGCCGGTGGTAGAGCCTGTCCACGTAGCGTTGTTCGGCCGCCAGCTCGTCGTCGTATCCGTTGAGGTTGCGATCCACCCCGTCAGCCTAGCGAGCCGATTGACAGTATCTAGAACTGGTGTTCGAATACGTGTATGCGCTGGGCGGGTCAGGCAATCGACGCCGACGACGGTGCGCTGCCGGGGTTGCAGCGGCTCGGGCTGATCCGCAGCGTGCGCACGCCGCAGTTCGACGGGATCACTTTCCACGAGGTCTTGTGCAAGTCGGCGCTGAACAAGATCCCGGCAGCATCGATGCTGCCGTTCCGCTTCACGGTCAACGCTTACCGCGGTTGCTCGCACGCCTGCCGGTACTGCTTCGCCCGGCCCACCCACGAGTACCTCGAGTTCGACTGCGGTCGCGATTTCGACACCCAGTTGGTGGTCAAGACCAACGTCGCCGAGGTGCTGCGCGGCGAACTACGCCGGCCGTCGTGGGCGCGCGAAGCAGTGGCGTTGGGCACCAATACCGATCCGTACCAGCGGGCCGAGGGGCGCTATGCGCTGATGCCCGGCATCATCGGCGCGCTGGTCGAGTCTGGCACCCCGTTCTCCATTCTGACCAAGGGCACGTTGCTGCGCCGTGATCTGCCGTTGATCGTCGATGCGGCGCGCGCCGTCGACGTGAGCGTGGCGATCTCGCTGGCCGTCGGGGATGCCGAACTGCACAGCCGGCTGGAGCCAGGTACGCCCACCCCGCAGGCGCGGCTGGACCTCATTGCGGCGATCCGCGCCGCGGGCCTGACCTGTCACGTCATGGTGGCCCCGGTGCTGCCCGGGCTGACCGATTCGCGTGAGCATCTCGATGACCTGCTGGGGCGGATCGCAGCCGCCGGCGCTACCAGCGTGACGGTCTTCGGGCTGCACCTGCGCGGCAGTACCCGGGGCTGGTTCACGGAGTGGCTGACGCGGGAGCACCCCAACCTGGTTGCTCACTACCGGCAGCTGTACCGGCGCGGGGCCTACCTGCCGTCCGACTATCGGGCGATGTTGCAGACTCGCGCGGCCGAGCTGACTGCCAAGCACGGTCTGGCCGGCGCTGCCCGGATGGCGACGACGGCGTCGGCGGCAAGCGCTGCAGAACCCGCGCAGCCAACCCTGTTTTGAGCTCCTGCCGGATAAAGCTCAGGTCGTGTTTCGCTTGACCTGATTGAACGGTACCCCGCGGTCGGCGGCGAACTCCCGGGGGAATCCGAGGATGCGCTCCCCGATGACATTGCGCGCCATCTCCGAGGTGCCCCCGCCGATCGACCCTGTCTGGCGCGACAGGTACCGCACGCCGACGTCGAGCAGGTCGGCCAACTCACCACCTTCGTCGACAACACCGGCCGTACCGGCGATCGACAGCGCGGTATCGACCTCCAGTTCGGTGGTCTCCGCATGGAACAGCCGGATCATGGTGCCGGCGTTCGGCGGAAGCGAACCATTGGTGATGCCCCGGAACACGTGGTCGATGAGCTGCTCCTTGACCAGGCGACGAGTCAGCGCACGACCAGCGATGTCTTGTACGACCGGGTTGTCACCTTGCCCAGTGAGCTCGGCCAGGCCGATGTGATCGGGCGGCATCTCGTTGGCGTTCTCCGCGGCGGTGCCGCTGGCGAATTCCGAGCCGCCGCCGACGGCACGCCGTTCGTGATGCAGTTGGCGCGAGGCCACCGTCCAGCCGTCGTTGACCTCGCCCACCACCGCATCAAGCGGCAGTTCGAGGTTGTCGAAGAACTCTTCGCAGAACTCCTCGTTCCCGTTGACCTCTTTGATCCGTCGCATGGTGATGCCCGGGGCGTTGAGCGGCACCAGGAACATGGTCAGGCCCTGGTGTTTGGGTACCGACCAATCGGTCCGTGCCAGCATCAGGCCGTAGTCACCGGCGAAGGCGCTGGTGCTCCAGGTCTTGGCGCCGTTGATGATCCAGGTGTCGCCTCGGCGTTCTGCGCGGGTGATCACCCCCGCCAGATCGGATCCGCCGTTGGGTTCTGACAGCAGCTGAACCAGGACCTCCTCTCCGCGGATGGCCGCGGAGATGCGTTGACGTTTCTGGACCTCACTGCCCATGTCCAGGATCGTCGCCGCGCAGATGGTGAACGACGGGGTGTTGAGGATCAACGGCATCTCGTAGCACTGGCACTCGGCGTTGAACGCGCGTTGGTAGGCATAGTCCAAGCCCAGGCCGCCGTACTCCCGCGGGAAGCAGATGCCGGCGAATCCGCCTGCATGCAAACGCTTCTGCAGCTCCTTGGCGCGGTCCCAGGAAGACTGCTCGGCGCGTACCGAGAACGGGGGGTGCTCTGGGTCGACCCTGGGCATGTTCGCCGCGAGCCAGGCCCGCGCTCGGGCGGCGAACTCCTCGACCGACTCGGTGGTGGTCACGGTCGCGGCCTCGGTCTCGGTCTCGGTCATGCCGGGCTCTCCGTCTTCTTGCTCAGGGAATACACCGCGCGGTGGTGATCCTGGGGGGATCCGAATATCGCGCGGTACAAAGCGGCGCGGCGCAGATACAGGTGTAGATCGTGCTCCCACGTCACCCCGATACCGCCGTGCATCTGCACACAGTCCTGGAGCATCATCGGAGCGCGTTCGCCGACATAGGCTTTGGCCACGCTGACCAGCTTGACCGCCTCGGGGGAGCGGTGCGCCACGGCGTCCACGGCAGCGGCAGTGGTCGCCCGGCATGCTTCGAACCACATCTTCATGTCTGCGGCGCGGTGCTTGAGTGCCTGGTAGGACGCCAGCGGGCGGCCAAAGCTGTGCCGGTCGAACAGCCACTGGTTGGTCATGGCCAACACGGTGTCGAGGATGCCGACCAACTCGGCACATTGCAGGATCAACGCGATCTGGCGCTGGCGTTCGATGATTGCCGGGGTCTGCTCTGTTGTGCCCAACGCTGCGGACTCGGCGATCTGGACGCCGTCGAAGTCCACACGTGCATAACGCTTCACCAGATCGACCGATGTCTGCGGTGTCACCGTGACTCCCCGCGCATCGGTCGGGACCAGGAACTGCTGCAGCCGGCCATCGCACAGCGCCACCACGAGTACTGTGTGGCTGTCCGTGCCCGCCTCGACGCGGTCTTTGACACCGTCGAGGCGGTAGCCGGCCTCGGTGCGGGTCGCTACGGTGCCCACCGCGGACCGATCCGCCGGGGCGAACGGGCGGGTGGGTTCGTAGACCGCCCAGGAGGCGACGCGCTCACCGGAGATCAACGCCTCGATGGTCGCCTCGTGACCTTCCGGCGCCTCGACGAGCCCGGCAAGCACCACGCTGACCGGATGAAGTGGTCCCGGGGCCACGGTATGCCCGATCTGCTCGGCGACCAAAGCCAGGTCGGTCACGCCGCCCGAGACCCCTCCGGACACGCTGCCGCCGCCGAGCTCTTCGGGCACCAACAGGCTGGTCCAGCCCAATTCGGCGGCGCGTTGCCACCATTCGGGTCCGAACGAGACATCCGAGGCATGCAGGCCCCGCACGTGGGTCAGCGATGCCTGCTTTTCCAGGAAGGTCTGCGTCGTCGACGCGAAGAGCATCTGCTCCGGGTCGGCCACGGTCATCAGGCGATGACCAACGCCGGAACGTCGGGCTTGTATACCTTCTTGTTCGGTACCTTGAACAGCTCGACGAGGTTGCCGCCCATCACCTTCCGGATGGCGTCTTCGTCGAGGCCATTCTGCTCGAGTTGGTCGACCAGTGTGATCGGGTCGGCGAGCCCTTCCGGGTGCGGCCAGTCCGAGCCGAAGATGACCCGGTCGATGCCCAACAGATCGGCCATCTGCCCGAAGTCGTCCTCCCAGAACGGCGCGACGTAGACGCCGCGCTTGAACGCCTCGATCGGGTTCTCCGGGAACTCCTGGGGCATCTTCTTGTAGACGTCCTGGAACTGATAGAAGAGGTAGGGGACCCAGGACGCGCCGTTCTCGATCGACAGGATGCGCAGGTCCGGGTTGCGTGACAGCGCACCGTGGCACACCAACGCGGCCATGGTGTCCTCGATGGGGCGCTTACCCATCGCGACCATGCGGAACGCGGTGGGCCGGAACGGCAGGAACTCGTCGGCTGGTTCCCAGTCGTTGAGGTACTGCGCATAGCCGCTGTCGGACGCGTGCATGCACACCGGGATCCCGGCCTTGACGCAGGCATCCCAGAACGGATCGAACTCGGGCAGGCCCAACGAGCGGGTGCCGCGGTAGCCGGGAACCGGCGCCGGGCGTACCAGCACGGTCTTGGCCCCGCGCTCCAGACACCACTCGAGCTCTTCGAGGGCGCGGTCGACGACCGAGAGGTTGATCACCGGCGTGGACAGGATGCGGCCCTGGTAGTCGAACTGCCATGTCTCGTACATCCATTGATTCAGTGCGTGGATGATGTCCAGGATCAGATCGGGATCGTCTTTCATGCGCTCCTCGACCAGGCTGGCCAGCGTCGGGAACATGATCGTGTAATCCAGGCCCAGTCCGTCGATCACCTCGAGGCGGGCTTCGGGATTGCGGAAGGCAGGAATGGCCTTCATCGGCTTACCCATCACCTCTCGGAAGCTCTTGCCGCCGCTGCCGTGCCTGAAGTACTCCTCCTGGGCGCCGGGGCGGGCGACGACCTCGAAGGTCGGGTTGGGGATGTAATCGCTGATGTGGTTGCGAACAACGATCTTGGTGCGTCCGTGCACATCGATGTAGTCGATGACGCCCTTGCGGTGGTCCGGAAGGAACTGGGTCAGCGCTTCCTTGGGCTCGTAGAAGTGATTGTCGGCATCGAACACCGGATAGTCGAGGTGGCGTGATGGCATGGTGTTGCCTCCTGACGCGTCGAAGGTAGGTGGGCTGGTAATGGCATTACCGCTTGGTGGTAACGACATTACCACGCGCTTGTGTAACGGCGCCATAGCCGGTTGCGCGGCTGTCATTGCAGGTCAAAGCTCTGAGTCGGTGAGTCCTCGCACGCACAACGTGTAGAGGTGGGTGCCGTCGATCGGCACCCCGTTGAGCTCGGTGCCCAGCTCACGTAGCCGCAGCGCCCCCAACACCGTCTGCATCAGGATCGCGGCGTCGGTATTGACGTCGAGGTCTGCGCGGAAAGCCTTCTCGGCGATACCGCGGCGCAGGACGTCGACGACCAGCTGGTGCAGCGGTGCGAGCACCTTGGCGAACTCCTTGGGCCGGTGCTCGAGCAGGTGGTCGTTGTAGTAGGTCAAGCCCCTGTTGATGCTGTCCTGCGTGCTCGATTCGGCCGGGGCGCCGATGCGTTCGATCAGCCTGCGCAGTGCCTCGGCGCTGGGCAGGGTTTCGGTCTCGGCCCGCCACTTCTCGGTGGCGTCGGCCATGATCTTCTCGACCAGGGCCAACAACAGCTCGTCCTTGGTGGCAAAGTGCTGGTAGAACGCCCTCAACGAGGTCTTCGATCGCTCCACCACCTCCAGGACGGTGAAGTCGGTGCGGCCGGTCTCGCCGAGGATGGCCAGTGCCGACCGCATGAAGCGGGTGGCGCGAGACTCGGGCTCCGCTGCTGCCGTCCCCATCTGGGGTTCTTTGGCCGCTTTCGCCGCCCGCACGCCCCTCACGGTCATCGAAGCCATCCTTCCGCTGGGGAGAAGTAGTTGGTAATGACGTTACCGCCAGCGGCGAAGCTCGGTTACTGTTCCCTGCGACAGTTACTCGGTTGGAGGCGATCACACACATGACAGCGGATTCAGGACAGGCGCAGTGGACCGTGCAGGGACTGCTGGATCTGTTCGACCCAGAGCCGAGCGGTCAGGACACATACACGGTGCAGACAGGTCTCGCCGGCGAGGACGAGCGCCAGGTGGTGGAGGGCACACAGATCCTGGCAGCCTCGATCGTGGCTGCTGCCAAGCAGTTTCCGGACAAGTCGATCCGTTCGGCGTACGCGGTGTTCGCGCGCGCGGTGATGGTCAGCGCCGGTCCGGTCGAGCTACAGGTCGACGTCGTCAGCGCCGGGCGCTCGACGGCCACCGCGGTGATTGCCGCAGTGCAGAACGGTAAGCGCTGCATCACCACCACGGTGCTGGCCGATGTTCCGACCGAAGACGTGATCCGTCATCAACTGCCCAAACCCGACGTGGCCGCACCCGCCGACTCGAACGTCTCACCGATGCCCATGGTCGGGCGCGAACTGCGCCTGGTCGACGTCGTCGACGTCAACAGTCCCGACGAGGTCGGTCCGCCCGAGCTTCACGCCTGGCTGCACTACGACCCGATTCCCACGCGTGACGATCTGGCCAAGGCGCTTGTCGCATACTTCACCGGCCATCTGGGGATTTCGACGACAATGCGGGCCCACGAGGGCATCGGTACCAGTCAGGCGCACTTGACTGTGTCCACAGCTCCGATGACAGTGTCGGTCAGTTTCCACGAGCCGGTTCGGTGGGACGGGTGGTTGCTCTACAGCCACGAGAGCACTCAGGTCGGGGCCGGTATGTCCTATGTGCGCGGCACCGTGCACACCGAGCACGGTGAGCTCATCGCGTCGTTCACCCAGGACGCCCTGATCCGGCCGCTGCGGACCACCGACGCGGCGATCAAGCACCAGTCGCGGCTGTAGCCGACCGCAGCGCAGACTGCAGCACCTCCAGCGGCAGACCGCCGAGATCCAGTGCGTGACTGTGGAACTCCTTCAAGGCCATGCCCTTTCCGGTCATCTCTGCGCGCAGCTGATTCCAGATGCGTTGGCCGATGGCATATGAGGGCGCCTGACCTGGCCATCCGAGGTAGCGGTCGAGTTCGAATTGCAGATGTTCGGCGCCCATCGCGCTGTGCCGGGTCAAGAAACCCCATGCTTTCTCGGCATCCCAGACTCCTCCTCCGGGCGCAGACATCGCGCAGTGCACGCCGATGTCGATGACCACCCGCGCGGCGCGGAAGCGTTGTGCGTCAAGCATCCCGATGCGGTCCCCGGGATCGTCGAGCCATCCCAGCTCAGCCATCAGTCGCTCGGCGTAGAGCGCCCAACCTTCGCCGTGCCCAGAAACGAAGCACCCCAACCGGCGCCACCGGTTGAGCCGGTCGGCGAGGAACACCGCGCGCCCGATCTGCAGGTGATGCCCGGGGACTCCCTCGTGGAACACGGTGGTGGTTTCCTGCCAGGTGTGAAACGTGTCCACGCCGTAGGGCACCGACCACCACATCCGCCCGGGTCTGCTGAAATCCTCCGATGGTCCGGTGTAGTAGATCCCGCCGGTATGTGTCGGCGCGATACGGCATTCCAGCCGCCGCAGCGGGTCGGCGATGTCGAATTCGGTGTCGGCGAGCGCGTCAACGGCGCGGTCCGACAGGTCCTGCATCCAGGCCTGCAGCGCGTCCACGCCGCGCACCAGATATCGTGGCTCGCCGTCGAGTCTGCGCAGTGCCTCACCCACCGAGGATCCGGGGTAGAGCTGCTGCGCCAGCGACTCTTGTTCGGCCACAATATCTTCCAGAATCGATAAACCCCACTGGTAGGTCTCGTCCAGATCGACATCGGCCCCTAGGAACGAGCGGGACCACAACCGGTAGGCGTCGCGGCCCACGGCGTCTTCGGCGCGTGCGCGCGGCGCTATCTCGTCGCCGAGTATCCGGCCCAGCTCGCGATAGGCGTTGGCCGCGTGGGAGGCGTTGGTCAGCAGTTCGTCGCGCAGTGTCGGATTCTCCGGCACTGCAGTGGTCACCAGGTCCAGCAGCAACTGCTGGGTGCTGGTCGACTGGTCGATACCGCGTGCGATCTGACGCACTGCCGGCGGATTGGGGCCCGCGGCCGCAGCCCGCAGCGCGTCGGCGTAGCCGGCGATCCGGCCGGGTAGCCTGGCCAACCGAGTGTTGATCGCTGCCCAGTCCTGCTCGGTCTGGGTCGGCATCAGATCGAAGACCTTGCGCATCGACTGCAGCGGTGAGGCGATCACATTGAGCTCGCCGAGGTCGAAGCCGGCGTCGTTGAGGTCGATCAGCACGCTCAGACGTTCCCGCAGCGCCGCCACCGTGACTGTGTCGACGTCGTCGGCGGGAGAGACGGTTTCGAGCTCGCGGAGGGCATCGCGTGCGGCGTCGGCCCGCGCGGCCACGCCGGCGGGGGAGTAATCGGTGATTTCGGTGTCGTGGCCGCTGATCCCCATTTCGGTCGCTGCGCAGGGGTCGAGTTCGGCAAGCGTGTCGAGATAGCGTTCGGCGACCGCATCGACGGCCGTTGTCGGCCTACCCAAGGTTTCTGGTCGCGAACGTGTCGCAGGTCCGCGGGTCGCCGGTGCGGTAACCCTCGGTGAACCATTTCTGCCGTTGGGTCGCCGAGCCGTGGGTCCACGCCTCCGGGTTGACCCGGCCGGTCGCCGCCTCCTGGATGCGGTCGTCGCCGACGGCTGCGGCCGCCGACAGGGCGTCGGCGATGTCGCGATCGGTCAACGGTTTGAGAAACGTGACGTCAGTGCCCTCTTGTTTCGTTATCGCCGCGTAGTGTGCCCAGACGCCGGCATAGCAGTCGGCCTGCAGTTCGGTGCGCACACCGGCACCGGTCGGGCCCTGGGCGCCGGGTCCCTGGGAGCGGCCCAGGATCCCTTGCAGGTTCTGCACGTGATGGCCGAATTCGTGTGCGACGACGTACTCCTGGGCCAGCGGTCCGCCGCTGGCACCGAACCGGGTTTGCAGCACATCGAAGAACTCGACATCAAAGTACGCGGTCTGGTCCGCCGGACAGTAGAACGGACCGACGTCGCTGGTGGCAGGCCCGCACGCGGTGTTGACGTCATTACTGAACAGTGCGACCTGCGGCCGGGTGTACTGGCCCGGCAGCAGTTGGGCCCAAATGGCGTCCAGCGAGTTGCCCGTCGCCAGTACCCGGCATTGCACGATCGTGTTGGCGTCCTCGCCGGTCCGGCACTGGCTGATGTCGAACCCCGGAGCTGCGAAGCCGTCGGTGTTGTACTGCTGTTGTTGCGGCATCACGGTGCCGGGGTCGACCCCGAGCAGCAGCGCCACCACGACGATCAAGAGCCCCCCGACACCCCCGCCGACGGCGATGCCACGTCCCGGGCCGCGTCCGGTGCCGCCACTTGACGAAGCGGTACTGGTGTCGATGCGCATACCTTCGTTGAAGGTCATGCCGGCTAGCTTCGCACATCGAGGTTGCGTCGGACACCGCATCGGCGACGCGTCAGCGTCAGGTTACGGCGAAGCGTGTCGCGCAGTAGTCACGCAGGTTGTAGAGGAACTTCTGGAACATCGCGCCCATCACCGGCTTGCCC from Mycobacterium sp. SMC-4 includes:
- the helR gene encoding RNA polymerase recycling motor ATPase HelR, translating into MDRNLNGYDDELAAEQRYVDRLYHRLDAERRRVTASHAAALRSPVDAQNGSTLVERDAQVRATATRMDRLNVADAGLCFGRLDSLAGEQLYIGRIGIFDDTNDYEPLLLDWRTPAARPFYVATGANPENMRRRRQFHTMGRRVIDFTDEVFGRPQAGEASAQPGHSSDVALLAAVNAPRGDGMRDIVATIQAEQDAIIRLDVPSVLVIEGGPGTGKTVVALHRVAYLLYTQRKRMESHGVLVIGPNADFLDHIGRVLPSLGETNVVFMTTGDLVPGLRVSAPDRPEVAQVKGSRAMLDVLAAAVADRQRVPTDALPIELSDVAVRIDPAAAEWAISEARATDQPHNHARATFVDVITWVVTERAIAKIGRGWLTRDDRTAWEHLRADLLDELADHAGFTAALDALWPTLTPEQLLAELYSSPEKLRAAGADPVLYRADGDAWTVADVPLLDELVDLLGRDTSGDEAAERERREEAAYAAGVLDLMVDREDLMEDEDLLLARDVIEAEDLAERFLERDTRELAERAAADRDWTYGHVVVDEAQELSEMEWRVLMRRCPSRSFTVVGDLAQRRSAAGAQSWAAMLDTYVPGRWEYRSLTVNYRTPAEIMAIAAGVLAEFAPEATPPESVRATGTPPWSQQVADHELGSAIEQFLCEEADREGTCVVIGPAGVPSAVAPADTKGLEYDAVLVVHPEHILAEGPRGAADLYVALTRATQRLGVLYRDQLPAALSELTSR
- a CDS encoding Rv2578c family radical SAM protein yields the protein MRWAGQAIDADDGALPGLQRLGLIRSVRTPQFDGITFHEVLCKSALNKIPAASMLPFRFTVNAYRGCSHACRYCFARPTHEYLEFDCGRDFDTQLVVKTNVAEVLRGELRRPSWAREAVALGTNTDPYQRAEGRYALMPGIIGALVESGTPFSILTKGTLLRRDLPLIVDAARAVDVSVAISLAVGDAELHSRLEPGTPTPQARLDLIAAIRAAGLTCHVMVAPVLPGLTDSREHLDDLLGRIAAAGATSVTVFGLHLRGSTRGWFTEWLTREHPNLVAHYRQLYRRGAYLPSDYRAMLQTRAAELTAKHGLAGAARMATTASAASAAEPAQPTLF
- a CDS encoding acyl-CoA dehydrogenase family protein, whose product is MTETETEAATVTTTESVEEFAARARAWLAANMPRVDPEHPPFSVRAEQSSWDRAKELQKRLHAGGFAGICFPREYGGLGLDYAYQRAFNAECQCYEMPLILNTPSFTICAATILDMGSEVQKRQRISAAIRGEEVLVQLLSEPNGGSDLAGVITRAERRGDTWIINGAKTWSTSAFAGDYGLMLARTDWSVPKHQGLTMFLVPLNAPGITMRRIKEVNGNEEFCEEFFDNLELPLDAVVGEVNDGWTVASRQLHHERRAVGGGSEFASGTAAENANEMPPDHIGLAELTGQGDNPVVQDIAGRALTRRLVKEQLIDHVFRGITNGSLPPNAGTMIRLFHAETTELEVDTALSIAGTAGVVDEGGELADLLDVGVRYLSRQTGSIGGGTSEMARNVIGERILGFPREFAADRGVPFNQVKRNTT
- a CDS encoding acyl-CoA dehydrogenase family protein; this encodes MTVADPEQMLFASTTQTFLEKQASLTHVRGLHASDVSFGPEWWQRAAELGWTSLLVPEELGGGSVSGGVSGGVTDLALVAEQIGHTVAPGPLHPVSVVLAGLVEAPEGHEATIEALISGERVASWAVYEPTRPFAPADRSAVGTVATRTEAGYRLDGVKDRVEAGTDSHTVLVVALCDGRLQQFLVPTDARGVTVTPQTSVDLVKRYARVDFDGVQIAESAALGTTEQTPAIIERQRQIALILQCAELVGILDTVLAMTNQWLFDRHSFGRPLASYQALKHRAADMKMWFEACRATTAAAVDAVAHRSPEAVKLVSVAKAYVGERAPMMLQDCVQMHGGIGVTWEHDLHLYLRRAALYRAIFGSPQDHHRAVYSLSKKTESPA
- a CDS encoding amidohydrolase family protein, with protein sequence MPSRHLDYPVFDADNHFYEPKEALTQFLPDHRKGVIDYIDVHGRTKIVVRNHISDYIPNPTFEVVARPGAQEEYFRHGSGGKSFREVMGKPMKAIPAFRNPEARLEVIDGLGLDYTIMFPTLASLVEERMKDDPDLILDIIHALNQWMYETWQFDYQGRILSTPVINLSVVDRALEELEWCLERGAKTVLVRPAPVPGYRGTRSLGLPEFDPFWDACVKAGIPVCMHASDSGYAQYLNDWEPADEFLPFRPTAFRMVAMGKRPIEDTMAALVCHGALSRNPDLRILSIENGASWVPYLFYQFQDVYKKMPQEFPENPIEAFKRGVYVAPFWEDDFGQMADLLGIDRVIFGSDWPHPEGLADPITLVDQLEQNGLDEDAIRKVMGGNLVELFKVPNKKVYKPDVPALVIA
- a CDS encoding TetR/AcrR family transcriptional regulator codes for the protein MTVRGVRAAKAAKEPQMGTAAAEPESRATRFMRSALAILGETGRTDFTVLEVVERSKTSLRAFYQHFATKDELLLALVEKIMADATEKWRAETETLPSAEALRRLIERIGAPAESSTQDSINRGLTYYNDHLLEHRPKEFAKVLAPLHQLVVDVLRRGIAEKAFRADLDVNTDAAILMQTVLGALRLRELGTELNGVPIDGTHLYTLCVRGLTDSEL
- a CDS encoding acyl-CoA thioesterase II; the protein is MTADSGQAQWTVQGLLDLFDPEPSGQDTYTVQTGLAGEDERQVVEGTQILAASIVAAAKQFPDKSIRSAYAVFARAVMVSAGPVELQVDVVSAGRSTATAVIAAVQNGKRCITTTVLADVPTEDVIRHQLPKPDVAAPADSNVSPMPMVGRELRLVDVVDVNSPDEVGPPELHAWLHYDPIPTRDDLAKALVAYFTGHLGISTTMRAHEGIGTSQAHLTVSTAPMTVSVSFHEPVRWDGWLLYSHESTQVGAGMSYVRGTVHTEHGELIASFTQDALIRPLRTTDAAIKHQSRL
- a CDS encoding DUF885 domain-containing protein, whose translation is MGRPTTAVDAVAERYLDTLAELDPCAATEMGISGHDTEITDYSPAGVAARADAARDALRELETVSPADDVDTVTVAALRERLSVLIDLNDAGFDLGELNVIASPLQSMRKVFDLMPTQTEQDWAAINTRLARLPGRIAGYADALRAAAAGPNPPAVRQIARGIDQSTSTQQLLLDLVTTAVPENPTLRDELLTNASHAANAYRELGRILGDEIAPRARAEDAVGRDAYRLWSRSFLGADVDLDETYQWGLSILEDIVAEQESLAQQLYPGSSVGEALRRLDGEPRYLVRGVDALQAWMQDLSDRAVDALADTEFDIADPLRRLECRIAPTHTGGIYYTGPSEDFSRPGRMWWSVPYGVDTFHTWQETTTVFHEGVPGHHLQIGRAVFLADRLNRWRRLGCFVSGHGEGWALYAERLMAELGWLDDPGDRIGMLDAQRFRAARVVIDIGVHCAMSAPGGGVWDAEKAWGFLTRHSAMGAEHLQFELDRYLGWPGQAPSYAIGQRIWNQLRAEMTGKGMALKEFHSHALDLGGLPLEVLQSALRSATAATGA
- a CDS encoding neutral zinc metallopeptidase → MTFNEGMRIDTSTASSSGGTGRGPGRGIAVGGGVGGLLIVVVALLLGVDPGTVMPQQQQYNTDGFAAPGFDISQCRTGEDANTIVQCRVLATGNSLDAIWAQLLPGQYTRPQVALFSNDVNTACGPATSDVGPFYCPADQTAYFDVEFFDVLQTRFGASGGPLAQEYVVAHEFGHHVQNLQGILGRSQGPGAQGPTGAGVRTELQADCYAGVWAHYAAITKQEGTDVTFLKPLTDRDIADALSAAAAVGDDRIQEAATGRVNPEAWTHGSATQRQKWFTEGYRTGDPRTCDTFATRNLG